The genomic interval AGGTTCCCTTTGCCGACCATTCAAGAGAGCGCACGGAATCTTTGAACCGTTTTGCGTACAACCGCCTTTTTGTTCTCCAGTTCCATACAGAAATTCTATGAAGACTGAATCCGTCGGTTTCATAGACCGATAGTACATCTTCCAGGGGATTAATTGCGATTTTTTGGATCATTACATCAGAGACCTGCCAGGTTTCGCTTGAGCCGTCGGCATCATGCTTTGTTACGAAACCGTCGGCGCCGGCGCTGAAGAAGGTGCCTTCGGGTGCGGCGTTTCTAATAGCCAGAACCGCCTGGGAATGCCTTCTCCCGGGGGATTCCGCAGGAACTGCATCGCCGGTATCCTGAATTTGAGATGTTTGATCATCCGAAGCTGCGCTGTTTCGGGCCGGGGTAAATCCTTCGATCGTCTGGGCTTGCTTCGACTGGCCGGCATCGACTGTTGCGCATGAAATGCACATAATTCCGGAAACCAGAAAAATAAACGCTTTTCTAATCATTACCGTTGTCCTCGATAAGAATGTTTTGCCAGGAGATGTATGAGCCGTTGCAGACGGCTTTGGAAACATCGTCGTCGGGATTATTCGAAATCGACTGGCGTATGGAATGATACAATTTCATGGGTATCTTGGTTACCGCGACCTCATCGTTCCGTAATCCATGAATATGAAACTCCAGTGCTTCACTGTCATTTGCAGATTCAAAATAGATGCGAACTGATTTTCCGGGATTCGTCTGTTCCGCCTGTTCGGCAAGATGGTATTTGAGGGTTTCGACAGCCGTAACATCGAGACCGGCTTTAAGGGCTGCTATCCTGTCGGCGAGTTCAGGATATCCGATGACGACTTGCGTTCCTTCGGGTATCTCGAGCTTCCTTGAGAAAAAAAGCATTCGATCAGCTTCAGGAATCAACAGGAGCCGAGCGTGCTTCGACGGCCAAAGAACTTCGGTTCGCAGATCTGTGTTCAGCTGCGCATTGCAAGAAGGGCATACGCAGGATAAAAAAGAACCGTCGTCAATTGCGTCGATCACCTCGGGTCGTTCGTCAAGGTTGACGGTTTCGGGAAGGTCCACTGAAAAAGTCTGATCGCAATGACATGTAAGTTCTCTCATTCTGTCGCCCCCAAATAACTTGAATCGTCATTGCCGAAGCAAAAACTGTATGTCTCCGAACATCGCAAGCGTAAAGAGAAATAAAATAAAAGCGATGCCGATAAATTGCACGTAATACATTGTTTTAGGCCGTATTGGGCGGCCTCTGAAGAGTTCCAGCACGGAAAATAAAATAATGCCGCCGTCGAGTATTGGAACCGGCAACAGATTCATTAAAAAAAGAGACACGCAAATAATGCTCATCAACTCGGCAAAGCCGGAAATGCTCGACTGAGCGATTTCGCCGATCATCAGCGTTATGCGCACCGGCCCGGAAACTGCTTCGGATACATCCACTCCGCGGAAAAGCAATCCTATGCTTTTTACGGTGAGCGCGATTAATCGGACTGTTTGTTCCGCTCCTGATGAGATGCTGTCGAGAAAACCGGTGCCGGGCACCGTGACGATGACGGTATTCCATTGGATGCCTGTTTTCGGTATCGAATCTTGCAGGTACAGTACAACGATTGTTTTTTCGAGAATCAGGGAATCGCGTTGTATGGTGAGCGTCGCTTCTTCCGGCTTTTCTTTGAACATCTCTTCGAATCCGAAATAATCTTCAACAGACCTGCCGTCAACTGCTGTAACAATATCTCCCGCGCGCAACCCGGCAGATTCCGCGGCGGAACCGGATTCGACAGAGCCGATCGATAAAGGAATCCACGGCTGCACGCCGATTCTGCCTGCTCCGGTTTTTTTATCAAGAGCCGGGGTAACGAAGGTCGTTAATAGGCTTTCGCCGCGTTTATAAACCGCCTCGATTTTTTTTTCAGGGTTCAAAGAAATATATTGCTGAAGATCGGTGAATGTATGCATGTCGTTCCCGTCAAGTGACACGATCTCGTCGCCGCGAATCAGCCCGGCTTCTTGAGCGGGAGACGGAGAATCGACATCGCCGAACGAAACCGGGATGATTTTATTCGAGTACGTGTGATAGAGGCTTCCCGCGGCGCTTATGAACGATAGCGCTATGAAGGCGAGCAGCAGATTGGCCGCGGGGCCGGAGAACGCTATAAATACTCTTTTAAGCGGATGCGCCGCGTAGAAACTTCCCGGTTCTTTGGGAATATCGATTAATCCTTTTTCAAGTGATTCGCTGACGGCTTTTTCGCCCTTCATACCGCAATATCCGCCAAGGGGAAGGGCCGATAACCGATACTCCGTGTCTCCGATTTTCTTTCGAAATATAACCGGACCCCAGCCGATGGAAAATGTTTCCACCGTTACGCCGCTCAATCGCGCGCTGATAAAGTGGCCTAATTCATGTATGAGGACGACGATTCCGAGCGCGACGAGACCTATGACTATTTTCAGCATTTAAGAAGAGTCTCCATTATATTAATCGCGCGCATTCGTGCTTTCTCATCCGCGTCAAGGACTTCCTCGAAACTTGCGGGTTCCTGCGCCCAATCATGCTCCAGCGTTCCGGCGGTAACTCGCGCAAGGTCCGAGAAGCGTATTTTTTTATGAAGAAAAGCGTCGACAGCGATTTCGTTCGCCGCGTTGAAAGCGATAGGATAGGATGCCCCAAGCCCCGCTGCACGATACGCCAATCCCAATAATGGAAAATCTTCGCGCCGCGGGGGTTCGAAGTCCATCGCGAATTTCTTCGAGAAATCGAGAATTTCCAAGCTGGATTCAGGAAGTTCGGGCCAATCAAGAGCCGAGGCGATCGGATGCCGCATATCCGGTTTTGAAATCTGGGCGTACAATGTTCCGTCCTTAGTTCTGATCAGCGAGTGGACGAGGCTTTGCGGATGTACAACTACTTTAACTTTTTCGGCAGGCATGTTAAAAAGCCTGCATGCTTCAATGACCTCTAATCCCTTGTTCGCCAGAGACGCCGAATCGATCGTTATTTTCGCCCCCATGCTCCATGTCGGATGGCGAAGCGCGTCTTCCAGAGTAGCTTGAGCGATTTGCTCAGAGGTCCAGGCGCGAAAAGGTCCTCCTGAAGCGGTGAGAATCAATTCCGAAACCGCATCCGGACCGAACGATTGAATCAACGCGAAAACTGCCGAATGTTCCGAATCGACAGGAAGCAGCTTAGCTCCGTTTTTTAGAGCCGCAGCCTGGATTAACGGTCCGGCCATGACGATAGTTTCTTTATTGGCAAGCGCCAAATCCTTTCCAGATTCCAATGCCGCTACCGAAGGCATCAGCCCGCTGGCTCCAGCGATTCCGTTTACTACGATATCCGCATCAGACTCGGTTAGTCCCCTTAGAAGGGATTCCATCCCGGATTCCGAGGTGAGGTACGCACGGGCATTCGGAAAAAAAGCCGCCAATTTCTTCAAGGATGCTCCGTCCGAATGGGCTTGAATCCCGACCACCTCGTACTTTTCCGGCGTATGCAACACGATGTCGACCGTGCTTGTTCCGATTGAGCCGGTAGCTCCGAGAATGAAAACCTTTTTTTTCATATGCCGAAACCAAGGAGGTAGTCGCAAAGAATATAAAAGACGGGAGCGGCCAGCAGAACCGAATCTATGCTGTCCAGAACTCCTCCGCGGCCGGGTATTACGTTCCCCGAGTCTTTGATTCCCGCTGCCCGTTTAAAGATCGATTCCAGTATGTCTCCGATAATAGCAGCAGAAGAAGTCAATACTCCCAAAGCGATCAACCCCGCAGGATGAATGTCGAAAACCGCCGGAAAA from Teretinema zuelzerae carries:
- the dxr gene encoding 1-deoxy-D-xylulose-5-phosphate reductoisomerase; this translates as MKKKVFILGATGSIGTSTVDIVLHTPEKYEVVGIQAHSDGASLKKLAAFFPNARAYLTSESGMESLLRGLTESDADIVVNGIAGASGLMPSVAALESGKDLALANKETIVMAGPLIQAAALKNGAKLLPVDSEHSAVFALIQSFGPDAVSELILTASGGPFRAWTSEQIAQATLEDALRHPTWSMGAKITIDSASLANKGLEVIEACRLFNMPAEKVKVVVHPQSLVHSLIRTKDGTLYAQISKPDMRHPIASALDWPELPESSLEILDFSKKFAMDFEPPRREDFPLLGLAYRAAGLGASYPIAFNAANEIAVDAFLHKKIRFSDLARVTAGTLEHDWAQEPASFEEVLDADEKARMRAINIMETLLKC
- a CDS encoding CpXC domain-containing protein; this encodes MRELTCHCDQTFSVDLPETVNLDERPEVIDAIDDGSFLSCVCPSCNAQLNTDLRTEVLWPSKHARLLLIPEADRMLFFSRKLEIPEGTQVVIGYPELADRIAALKAGLDVTAVETLKYHLAEQAEQTNPGKSVRIYFESANDSEALEFHIHGLRNDEVAVTKIPMKLYHSIRQSISNNPDDDVSKAVCNGSYISWQNILIEDNGND
- the rseP gene encoding RIP metalloprotease RseP; the encoded protein is MLKIVIGLVALGIVVLIHELGHFISARLSGVTVETFSIGWGPVIFRKKIGDTEYRLSALPLGGYCGMKGEKAVSESLEKGLIDIPKEPGSFYAAHPLKRVFIAFSGPAANLLLAFIALSFISAAGSLYHTYSNKIIPVSFGDVDSPSPAQEAGLIRGDEIVSLDGNDMHTFTDLQQYISLNPEKKIEAVYKRGESLLTTFVTPALDKKTGAGRIGVQPWIPLSIGSVESGSAAESAGLRAGDIVTAVDGRSVEDYFGFEEMFKEKPEEATLTIQRDSLILEKTIVVLYLQDSIPKTGIQWNTVIVTVPGTGFLDSISSGAEQTVRLIALTVKSIGLLFRGVDVSEAVSGPVRITLMIGEIAQSSISGFAELMSIICVSLFLMNLLPVPILDGGIILFSVLELFRGRPIRPKTMYYVQFIGIAFILFLFTLAMFGDIQFLLRQ